The Candidatus Nanosynbacter sp. HMT-352 region GGACGACGTGTCGGATGACTCGGTCAGGCTGTATCTGCGGGAAATTGGTAAAATCCCACTACTTAGCGCTGAAGAGGAAATGGACTTGGCGCGCCGAATTGTCGAGGGTGATAAAAAGGCTAAGGATAAGATGGCTGAGGCGAATATGCGTTTGGTGGTGTCAATTGCTAAGCGTTATTCTGGTCGTGGTTTGGACTTTTTGGATTTGATTCAAGAAGGAAATACTGGACTTTTACGTGCGGTTGAGAAGTTTGATCCGGATAAGGGGTTTAAGTTTTCGACTTATGCGACTTGGTGGATTCGTCAGGCAATTACGCGTGCGATTGCTGATCAGGCGCGAACGATTCGTATTCCAGTTCACATGGTGGAAACGATCAATAAATTGCTGCGTACTCAGCGACGAATGACACAGGAATTGAACCGTGAGCCAACAATTGAAGAATTGTCTAAAGAGCTGGATATGGAACCAGAGAAAATTGAATATGTCATTAAGATCAAGCAAGACATTTCTTCTTTGGATGCTGGCGTTGGGCGTGATGGTGAAGATGACGACTCAGTTTTGCAAGATTTTATCGTTGACGAAGATACGGTTTCGCCAGAAGATTCCGCTTCAAATCAATTGTTAAAAGAGCAAGTTCAGGAAATTCTATCAAGTTTGAGTGATCGCGAGCAGAAAATTGTTCGAATGCGTTTTGGTTTGGATAATGGAAAAAACCACACTTTGGAAGAAGTTGGTCAGGAATTTGCAGTTACGCGTGAGCGAATCCGCCAGATTGAAGCTAAGGCACTAGCAAAACTTCGTAAGCACAAAGATGCGAAAAAACTTTACGAATATCTGGACTAATTAACACTGTTCGGGCGATTTACAAAAATGGGCGTCGTGAGTTGCGGCGTCTATTTTTTGGTGTAATTGCTCGAGGCTGCCGTCGTTAATGATGAAATAATCAGCAATAGCAATTGGTCCACCTTTTTCCAAATTCTCGATTTCTGACCAGTCGCGCTGATCAACTTCGTGCGGTTGCATTGGGCGCTCTATGCGCTTAGCCATTCGTTGATAACGGAGGTATTTCGGTGTAACAATAGCAATAACGACAACTTGTCCAGGAAATTCGTGCTTAAGGAATTTATATTCACTCCAAGTGTATAATCCGTCCAAAACGATTTTATTTTGCCCAGCGTTTATTAAATCGTGGATATTTTTTATGACGCGTTTGATTACGAAATCTTTGCCTTCGCGGCGACGAATCTCTTCGCGAAATTGCTGTTGATTGTCCCAAGTTTTTTCAATTCCAGCTTCGTCCATGGCTTTATAAATAACGCCACCGAAGTAAATTTTTGGAAATCCTTTTTCTGTCAAATATTCGACAGCCGAACTTTTGCCGCTGCCCGCCAATCCAACCAGGGCGATAATTTTTGCGTATGGTTGTGTCATGTACTAATTTTAACAATTTGTTGACATTCTTCCAAATAGAGAGTATCTTTAAGCTACACACTATGGAAACACTTCATGGACATACTGGAGAGTTACCTCAGGATCCACTTTCTGATTTTAGTATCTGGGGTCGTTTAATAGAATATCGTAAAAAAGTTCAATGGGATAATATATTAGAGCAAGTTAAGGAACTGGAATCGAAATTTGATCGTAGTAAGACATGGGAAAAATTTGTTAACAAACCGGTTATTGATCAGTATGGTCAGGTATGGATGATTTGGAAGAATCCTGACACTTCGTCACCTAATCCGAAAGATCGATATCAGATATATAAGATGCCATACGATAAAGATGAGTTTGATTATGTTTTTATAGATGATCTTTCTATAGTTGATTTTGTGCCTACTTCTATTTCTATATTACGGGGATCGATTTATAAATTTTCTGTCGGATTTGATAATTTTGGTGATGTAGAAATCTTGCATATACTAACGAGCGATAAGACAGATATAAATAAGACAAGTGAATACTGTCACCTCTACAGTTACGAAAGGGAAAAGTGGGAGTCTCATAGGCGTTGGATGAAATACGATGATGGCTTCTACAATTCTATGGAAGAACTTAGAGAAATCTATGAGAGATACGGCAAATGGCAGAAAAAACAGGGTAATAATTCTTTCAATGCTAAAAAAATATTTGGGGAGATTTATGATAATTATGGGAGAATACAACAAAAACTTGCCGAAGCGTCAATAATCAACTCTCTAACGACAGTCGCTTAAATGCTACAATAGAACTATGAAGCGTCTAGTAGTTATTGATGGAAAGTCGGTGTTTTACCGAGGTTATTATGCTATGCCGGGATTGTCGATGGCTGACGGAACTCCGACTGGTGGTGTGTATGGATTTGTAAGTTTGGCAATTGAGCTAATTAAGAAATTAGAGCCGGATTATGTGGCGGTAGCTTGGGATAAGCGAGGCACGAATATCCGCAAGCGGCGGGAATTATATCCAGAATATAAAGCTGGTCGCAAGCCAGCACCCGAT contains the following coding sequences:
- the rpoD gene encoding RNA polymerase sigma factor RpoD; this translates as MSDDITTKPVNLNEDDDFDPTLIDEEESEDLDSLTTGQYLDDVSDDSVRLYLREIGKIPLLSAEEEMDLARRIVEGDKKAKDKMAEANMRLVVSIAKRYSGRGLDFLDLIQEGNTGLLRAVEKFDPDKGFKFSTYATWWIRQAITRAIADQARTIRIPVHMVETINKLLRTQRRMTQELNREPTIEELSKELDMEPEKIEYVIKIKQDISSLDAGVGRDGEDDDSVLQDFIVDEDTVSPEDSASNQLLKEQVQEILSSLSDREQKIVRMRFGLDNGKNHTLEEVGQEFAVTRERIRQIEAKALAKLRKHKDAKKLYEYLD
- a CDS encoding AAA family ATPase: MTQPYAKIIALVGLAGSGKSSAVEYLTEKGFPKIYFGGVIYKAMDEAGIEKTWDNQQQFREEIRRREGKDFVIKRVIKNIHDLINAGQNKIVLDGLYTWSEYKFLKHEFPGQVVVIAIVTPKYLRYQRMAKRIERPMQPHEVDQRDWSEIENLEKGGPIAIADYFIINDGSLEQLHQKIDAATHDAHFCKSPEQC